The following proteins are co-located in the Deinococcus metallilatus genome:
- a CDS encoding RNB domain-containing ribonuclease, with protein sequence MTVPSSALPELTPAQRTEVELVARGKQEKSRTLRDLAQPETPEAAHALLLRLGLWDEARTPYADRLGATLQPVTLEVSDFPEEERLDLTHLDSYAIDDEGNRDPDDAVGIEALDGGLTRLWVHVADVAALAPAGSPLDEEARSRGATLYLPDRTIGMLPDALVERTGLGLTEITPALSISLDLNEEGNAEAVDVQLTRVRVTRLTYTQAQERLEAGEEPFVTLARLARASRELREAEGALSIDLPEVRVKADAGGATVTPLPKPEMRAVVQECMTLAGWAAAIYADDHGLPLPFATQDAPTRDVQGDTLGAHWARRKTLARTRFQPAPGPHHGMGLDLYAQATSPMRRYLDLVVHQQLRAHLTGAEPLSGKAVAARVAQAQMNADTTRQAERLSRKHHTLRFVAAQPEREWDAVVVERRGPQATLLIPDLALDLPLSTPVPVGTALKVRLTDVNLPALTVRARVVGG encoded by the coding sequence ATGACTGTCCCTTCTTCCGCCCTTCCCGAACTGACGCCCGCGCAGCGTACGGAGGTGGAACTGGTCGCCCGCGGCAAACAGGAGAAATCCCGCACCCTGCGCGACCTGGCCCAGCCCGAGACGCCCGAGGCCGCGCACGCGCTGCTGCTGCGCCTGGGCCTGTGGGACGAGGCCCGGACGCCCTACGCCGACCGTCTGGGCGCAACCCTCCAGCCCGTGACCCTGGAGGTCTCTGACTTTCCCGAGGAGGAACGCCTGGACCTGACGCACCTTGACTCTTACGCCATCGACGACGAGGGCAACCGCGACCCCGACGACGCGGTGGGCATCGAGGCGCTGGACGGCGGCCTGACGCGCCTGTGGGTGCATGTGGCGGACGTGGCGGCCCTCGCCCCGGCGGGCAGCCCCCTGGACGAGGAGGCCCGCTCGCGCGGCGCGACCCTCTACCTGCCCGACCGGACCATCGGGATGCTCCCCGACGCGCTGGTGGAACGCACCGGCCTGGGCCTGACGGAAATCACCCCGGCCCTCTCCATCTCGCTCGATCTGAACGAGGAAGGCAACGCGGAGGCGGTGGACGTGCAACTGACGAGGGTCCGCGTCACGCGCCTCACCTACACCCAGGCGCAGGAACGGCTGGAGGCGGGCGAGGAACCCTTCGTCACGCTGGCCCGCCTGGCCCGTGCCAGCCGCGAACTGCGTGAGGCGGAGGGTGCCCTCTCCATCGACCTCCCCGAAGTGAGGGTGAAGGCCGACGCTGGGGGCGCGACCGTCACCCCCCTCCCCAAGCCCGAGATGCGCGCGGTGGTGCAGGAGTGCATGACGCTGGCCGGGTGGGCCGCCGCGATCTACGCCGACGACCACGGCCTGCCTCTGCCCTTCGCCACCCAGGACGCGCCCACGCGGGACGTGCAGGGCGATACCCTGGGCGCGCACTGGGCGCGGCGCAAGACGCTGGCCCGCACCCGCTTTCAGCCCGCGCCGGGGCCGCATCACGGCATGGGCCTGGACCTCTACGCGCAGGCGACCAGCCCGATGCGGCGGTATCTGGACCTGGTGGTGCATCAGCAGTTGCGGGCGCACCTGACGGGGGCTGAACCGCTGAGCGGCAAGGCGGTGGCCGCCCGCGTCGCCCAGGCCCAGATGAACGCCGACACCACCCGCCAGGCCGAACGCCTCAGCCGCAAGCACCACACCCTGCGTTTCGTGGCTGCCCAGCCGGAGCGCGAGTGGGACGCGGTGGTGGTGGAAAGGCGCGGCCCGCAGGCGACGCTGCTGATCCCCGACCTGGCCCTCGACCTGCCGCTCAGCACACCCGTCCCGGTAGGCACGGCGCTCAAGGTGCGGCTGACGGACGTGAACCTGCCTGCGCTCACGGTGCGGGCGCGGGTGGTGGGGGGGTAA
- a CDS encoding agmatine deiminase family protein, with translation MRPVTDAAPLHLLPTAPTPRELGFAMPPEWAEHQATWMSWPADDELWFGHLAGVRDEFAQLVRTIARFEPVHLLVRDEESEQDARSRLSGANVTYHRVPLDDVWIRDNGPMFITQGQPTPHAPLSLVNWRFNAWGGKFHWEQDDRVPEYVAGWLNLPHWDRPEVLEGGGLEVNGAGVGLTTRSCFLSKARNPGLSEEDYAALLRGALGVDKLLWLDGGLENDHTDGHIDTITRFVDPRTIVTSVAEDPNDANYPVMQKNLADLRAMTDLNGDPFRIVELPLPAKRLEGAEGRLPPTYANFYIGNGFVVVPQYGDPNDARALEVLRPLFPGREVIGLRSRAIIEGGGSFHCMTQQQPVGQPWTGEAWKGQ, from the coding sequence ATGCGCCCCGTGACCGACGCCGCGCCTCTGCACCTCCTCCCCACCGCCCCCACCCCACGCGAGCTGGGCTTCGCGATGCCCCCCGAATGGGCCGAGCACCAGGCGACCTGGATGAGCTGGCCCGCGGACGACGAGCTGTGGTTCGGCCACCTGGCAGGCGTGCGGGACGAGTTCGCGCAGCTCGTGCGGACCATCGCCCGCTTCGAGCCGGTGCATCTGCTCGTCCGCGACGAGGAAAGCGAACAGGACGCCCGCTCGCGGCTCTCGGGCGCGAACGTCACCTATCACCGCGTCCCGCTGGACGACGTATGGATTCGGGACAACGGCCCGATGTTCATCACGCAGGGCCAGCCCACCCCCCACGCCCCCCTTTCCCTCGTCAACTGGCGCTTCAACGCCTGGGGCGGCAAGTTCCACTGGGAGCAGGATGACCGCGTGCCCGAGTACGTCGCCGGATGGCTGAACCTGCCCCACTGGGACCGCCCGGAGGTGCTGGAAGGCGGCGGCCTGGAGGTGAACGGCGCGGGCGTGGGCCTCACCACCCGCTCCTGCTTCCTGAGCAAGGCGCGCAACCCCGGCCTGAGCGAAGAGGACTACGCGGCGCTGCTGCGGGGGGCGCTGGGCGTGGACAAACTGCTGTGGCTGGACGGCGGCCTGGAGAACGACCACACCGACGGGCACATCGACACCATCACCCGCTTCGTGGACCCCCGGACCATCGTGACCAGCGTGGCCGAGGACCCGAACGACGCGAATTACCCGGTGATGCAGAAGAACCTGGCCGACCTGCGCGCGATGACCGACCTGAACGGCGACCCCTTCCGCATCGTGGAACTGCCGCTGCCCGCCAAGAGGCTGGAGGGTGCGGAGGGCCGCCTCCCGCCCACCTACGCGAACTTTTACATCGGGAACGGCTTCGTGGTCGTGCCGCAATACGGCGACCCGAACGACGCCCGCGCGCTGGAGGTGCTGCGCCCCCTCTTCCCCGGCCGCGAGGTGATCGGCCTGAGGAGCCGCGCGATCATCGAGGGCGGCGGCTCCTTCCACTGCATGACGCAGCAGCAGCCGGTCGGGCAGCCCTGGACAGGAGAGGCGTGGAAGGGCCAGTAA